The genomic window CGACCGCGTTCCTCTCGCTGGGGTCCCTCACCCCGGCCGACCTGGACCGCACCATCCAGATCCGCGGCGAACCGCACTCGCTCGTGCAGGCGATCAACCGCCAGCTCACGCATGCCGCCTATCACGTGGGGCAGATCGTCTTCCTCGCGAAGCACTTCCAGGCAGACCGCTGGGAATCGCTCAGCATCCCGCGAGGGCAGTCCGAACAGTTCAACGCCGCCATGCCCGCGCCGCCCGCACGAGGCTGACGAACCAACCGCGGCCGGCGCGTCCCCGTCATCGGACGAATGCCATGGAGGATTTCGCATGATCCCTAACTCGCACCCAAAGCTCCGCTGGCTGCTGCCCGTTCTCGCCGCGCTTCTCGTGGCCGGGTGCGGCGATGCGCGAAGCGAAGCGGCGGAGGAGCTGGTCCGGCTCAACGACGCCATGCAGCGGCACTCGTCCCGGTACGGCCGCTTTCCGGATACGCTGGACGCCGGCCGCCCGCTCAGCGCCGCGAACCTGCCGTACAGGCCCGAGCGCGACGTCACTCTGAGCCTGCAGTCGACCGGGACCGGCTACCGGGCCGCGGCGCGCCGCAAGTCGTGGTACTGCTGGACGAGCGTTGGGCCCGATCAGCAGTCGCCGCCCGACTGCTACCCGATGAGCGCCGGCTCGTCCGGGGATCCCCGCAAGCCCGCGGAGGCGCCGAAGACGCTCGAGCCCGTGCTGCGCCCGCCGGGTGCCGCTACGCATTCCTCATCAGCCCCAGACCGTCCGTGAGGACGTGAGCCGCAGTTCGATCGGCGCTTTCCACCATCTCAACCCGAATCCTGATGCTTCGCCTTTCTCTCGCCGGACTCCTCGCAGTAGCTCTCACCGCATCCGCGGCGCCCTGCCAGCAGCGTATCCAGGTGGCGCCCGGCACGCGCGTGCGCGTGACGGTGCCCATAGTCGTTGATGGAGTCGCGATCAATCGCGGCGGGGGAACGGCAGTGGGCACCATCGTCGGCATCGACAGCGAATCCATTACGACCCGGAGGGAGAGCGACGGAGCGGTGCAAACGACCCCCTTCAGCGCTCTCACTCATCTGGAAATCAGCCGTGGAATCTTGTCCACCGGTGAAGCAAGGCGCCGTGGAACGGTCCGGGGCGCGCTCATTGGCGGCGGAATCGCAGTAAGTACGTATGCCCTTTACCGCGTCCTGCAGGTCGTTGCCAGGGAGGCGGGGAAAGACGCAGACTGCAACGGCCCGGACGAGCCTTTCTGCGAGGACACGGACGAGATGCCCTACGTTCTCGAGTTGATCGGGGGCGGCATCCTCGGGGGCGCCCTGATCGGGTTCACCGTCGGCTCGTTGAAACGTGAACACTGGGTGCGGGTGAGCCCCCGGTCGCTCGAGCCGGTCGAAATGCCGCGCGAGGTGAGCCTGATCGTCTCCGTGAAGCTGTAGGGCAGGGTCCCGTCCCTCCCTTCGAGACCCTCAGACCTGGTGCCCCAATGAAAGTAGCGATTCGGCTGTTGATGCTCGCGGTGGGGGTGGTGCTCGCTATGGACGTGCTCTACCTCGTGAACGGCTCGTTGGAGATGTTTCCGACGGAGGAGCAACAGGAGAAGATCCGGGTGGTGACGGGCGCCATCGCCGTGCTCCTGCTGTGCGCGGAGGCGGGGCTTTGGACGCTGCTGCGGAGAACGCCGCCGCGCGCAGCTCCTCTGATCGAGAGGTCCGTCCCATGATGAGCTCCCGGCTTCTCCCCGGCCTCGGCATCGCCCTGCTCCTGCAGGGCTGCGCGGTCGACCAGATCGCCGGTCCAGCCCCACAGCCGCGGCCCGGAGTCACCATCCGGCTGAACTGCCCGGGGCCGCCCCCGCCGGGCACACCTCCGCCGCTGTTCATCGTGAATGGTGAGCGGCTGTCTGGGGAGGAGCTCGCAGCGCGCGGCATCCGCCCGGAACACATCGACGTTCTCACCGTCGTGAAGCCCGCTCAAGCAATCGTCGAGTATGGGCGGGCCGGAGAGCACGGCGTCGTCCTGATCGTCACGAAGCAAGCGGCAGCCGGTATTCGCCGGCCCTGATGCAGCGGCGGACCGCCGGGTGCCCGTGAGCGTAGTTGCGCATACCGTTTGCGAGCGGAGGCGTGCATGCCGATGAGGAACCTGCTCCAGGACGATCGCGAGTGGACGGTCTGGGACGTATTCCCGACCTTCGACGCGCGCATGCGCATGGCCGGCGAGGCCGCGGACCAGCTGGTGCAGGGATGGCTGGTCTTTGAGTGCGACGTCGAAAAGCGCCGTCTTGGGCCGGTTCCCGATGGCTGGGACGTGCTGCCGGACCACGAGCTCGCGCTGCTCCTGGCGAGCGCCGAGCCGGTCCCGCGGCGCGCGGGCGAGGCGGAGGGGCCGCTCCCCCAGCCTGCGGTATGAAGGCCACTCCGCGGCTCGCGCTTGAGGCACGGCGAGCATCGAAGTTGCCAACGATCGCGGGCACACAGGCCGCGGGGCGCATCATCCGCTCCGCGGCGTCCTTTTTTCCGACCGGAGGCCGTATGACCGCGTACCGCAGCATCGCCATGCTCGCCTGCATCGCCGCGCTTGGCGCATGCAGCGGCGGCTCGTCCGACAATCGGGGGGGCGCGGGCGACACCGCCACCGCCGCCGTGTCGCCCCCCAGCGCCGAGGTGCCGCAGGGTGCGCCGCCCCCGGGCACCGGCTCGCAGGCGCCGGTCGCGGGGGCGATGAGCGACGCCAACATCGCCGCCGTCGCGTCCGCGTCCAACCAGGGCGAGATCCAGAGCAGCCGCGTCGCGCTCCAAAAGGGGGAGAACGCGCAGGTGAAGCAGTTCGCGCAGCGGATGGTGGACGACCACACGCGCATGGAGCAGGAGATGTCGCAGCTCCTGCAGGGGAAGGGCGTGACGCCGCAGGACAACGCGCAGAGCACGCAGATGAAGCAGGCCGCCCAGTCCGCCATCCAGCAGATGGAGGCCATGACGGGACGGCAGCTCGACTCGGCGTACGTGGCGCACCAGGTACAGGCGCACCAGGCCACCCTCCAGGCGCTGGAGACGATGCTGATCCCCAACGCCCGGGATCCGCAGGTGAAGGCGCTGTTGGAGAAGGCCCGCCCGGCCGTCGCCCAGCACCTGGCGGACGCGCAGAAGCTGCAGGGCTCCATCCGCTAGACGTGCCTTGCCCCGGCCGCCGGTGTTCCGGCGGCGGGGCGCACCACGCATACGGGAGACGAGCGATGCCGGGAAGCGGTGCCGGATGGACGGACGGCGACGCGCAGGTGGGCGACGTCCGGCTGCACTGGATCGAGGCCGGAACCGGCGCGCCCGTCGTGCTGCTGCACGGCTTCCCGGAGTTCGGCTACGCGTGGCGGCACCAGCTTCCGGCGCTGGCGGCGGCGGGGTTCCGCGCCGTCGCGCCGGACATGCGCGGCTACAACCTTTCCGACAAGCCCGCCGGCTACCGCAGCTACGCCGTGCAGCAATTGGCCGCGGACGTGGTGGGCCTGGTACGGGCGCTGGGGGCGGAGCGCGTGCACCTGGTGGGGCACGACTGGGGCGGCATCGTCGCGTGGCACGTGGCGATGCATCACCCGGAGGTGGTCGACCGGCTGGTGGTGATCAACGCGCCGCACCCGGGCGTCTTCCGCCGCGAGATCCGCAAGCCGGACCAGTTCCTCCGCTCGTGGTACGTGGCGTTCTTCCAGCTCCCCCAGGTGCCGGAGTGGACGATCCGGCGCAGAGACTTCGCGCTGCTGGAGCGCATCTTCCGCTACGACCCCGTGCGTCCCGGCGCCTTCACCGACGCGGACATCCGCCGCTACAAGGAAGCCGCCGCGCGGCCGGGCGCCCTCACGGCGATGCTGAGCTACTACCGCGCCCTGCGCATCCCGCGGCCGGAGCCGGTGCCGGTGCGCGCCCCCACGCTGCTGATCTGGGGGATGCGCGACCAGGCGCTCTCGGAGCGCAACACGCACGGGCTGGAGGAGTGGGTCCCCGACCTGCGCATCGAGCGCATCCCCGATTCCAGCCACTGGGTGATGTCCGACGTGCCGGAGCGCACCAACGAGCTCCTCGCCGGCTTTCTGCGCTCCACCTGAGCTTCAACTGACCTCACACAGAGACACAGAGGGACACCGAAAGAACAGCAGGAGGGTTTCTCTGTTTCTTGCGGTTCCCTCTGTGCCCTCTGTGTGATGCTGTTTTCAGCGGAGCAGCGCGCGCCGCTCCCCTTCGTCGCGCCCGCCGAGGAACTCGCCGAAGGCAGCCAGCGACTCCACGTGGTCGCAGAGGATCTTGAGCGCCGCCAGGATGGGGACGGCCAGGAACGCGCCGGGGATACCCCACACCGAGTACCAGAACGCCAGCCCCACGAATATCGCCACCGGGTTCAGCGCCAGCCGGTGGCCGAGCAGCGTGGGGCTCACCAGGTTCCCCTGGATCAGGTTGATGACGAGGAAGGCGGCGGGTACCAGCAGCGCCTGCCCGGTGCTCTCGAATGTGGTGATGGCGGCGATGGTCAGGATCACCGTCATCGCCGCGGCGCCCAGGTAGGGGATGAACTCGAAGATCGCCACCAGCGCCCCCCACAGCGCCGGGTTGGGCATCCCCAGCAGGTACAGCGCGATTCCCACCGCGATCCCCTCGGTGATGTTGACCACCGCCGTGGTTAGCAGGTAGGTGGAGATCGACGATTCGGTGGCGCGCGCGATCTCCACCGCCTTGCGCTTGTCTCCCTGCGAGGGGAGCACCTTGACCAGCTTCTGCAGGAAGAGGTCGCCCGACGCCAGGAGGAAGTAGAGGAGGATGATCACCTCCAGCGCGCCGGTCAGGAAGCGTTGCGTGGTGCCGAAGAGGCGCGAGATGAGGCTCGGCCCGCGCACCACCACCTCGCGCGGCGCGGTCGAAGCCGCTCCCGCGTCTACCCCGCTGGTCGCGCTCTCCATCTGCTGGGCGGTGCGGCTGAAGCGCTCCATCGGCTTGAGCAGCTTGCTCATCTTGCCGCGCGCGGAGGCCAGCGTCTGCGGCGCGGAGGTGGCCCAGCTCTGCACG from Longimicrobium sp. includes these protein-coding regions:
- a CDS encoding alpha/beta hydrolase, which encodes MPGSGAGWTDGDAQVGDVRLHWIEAGTGAPVVLLHGFPEFGYAWRHQLPALAAAGFRAVAPDMRGYNLSDKPAGYRSYAVQQLAADVVGLVRALGAERVHLVGHDWGGIVAWHVAMHHPEVVDRLVVINAPHPGVFRREIRKPDQFLRSWYVAFFQLPQVPEWTIRRRDFALLERIFRYDPVRPGAFTDADIRRYKEAAARPGALTAMLSYYRALRIPRPEPVPVRAPTLLIWGMRDQALSERNTHGLEEWVPDLRIERIPDSSHWVMSDVPERTNELLAGFLRST
- a CDS encoding DUF4142 domain-containing protein, which codes for MTAYRSIAMLACIAALGACSGGSSDNRGGAGDTATAAVSPPSAEVPQGAPPPGTGSQAPVAGAMSDANIAAVASASNQGEIQSSRVALQKGENAQVKQFAQRMVDDHTRMEQEMSQLLQGKGVTPQDNAQSTQMKQAAQSAIQQMEAMTGRQLDSAYVAHQVQAHQATLQALETMLIPNARDPQVKALLEKARPAVAQHLADAQKLQGSIR
- a CDS encoding AI-2E family transporter, with protein sequence MNKRASDGDSILTPDVDPRAQAQPAEIGAAQPDLTRTGEAMASGRTTPFGITILAVLAVVYTLHLAHGLLLPITFALLLSFLFSPVVRALARLHVRPPLGAGIVILTLLGMLTLGAYHLSGPVQSWATSAPQTLASARGKMSKLLKPMERFSRTAQQMESATSGVDAGAASTAPREVVVRGPSLISRLFGTTQRFLTGALEVIILLYFLLASGDLFLQKLVKVLPSQGDKRKAVEIARATESSISTYLLTTAVVNITEGIAVGIALYLLGMPNPALWGALVAIFEFIPYLGAAAMTVILTIAAITTFESTGQALLVPAAFLVINLIQGNLVSPTLLGHRLALNPVAIFVGLAFWYSVWGIPGAFLAVPILAALKILCDHVESLAAFGEFLGGRDEGERRALLR